One window of the Mycobacterium haemophilum DSM 44634 genome contains the following:
- a CDS encoding FHA domain-containing protein: MPATTRLYPAYTPASEEKPPMANAKSPAEPAVLVVHSGETSHAIEPGRGVVTIGREPQAGVQIDDPRISQEHLRAESSDGQWRIVDSSPNGMFVDGLRKTSVTVTDKTVVRFGNPTSGKALTFELVKPPTHDGQPAEDSDDMSNSAANEQDPGLARAGAAAAARRRELDISQRSLAADGVINAGALIAFEKGRSWPRERTRAKLEEVLQWPAGTIARIRQGEPATGETRTPSPRPDGPTSDAPAPDGPASLIAQAVTAAVDGCSLAIAALPPTDDPQFTERAAPILADLRQLEAIAVRATRISRITPELLKALGAVRRHHDELMRRGATAPGATLAQRLYAARRRANLSARETAQAAGVAEELIVRAEAEEALPASAVDAIEALLSQIN; this comes from the coding sequence ATGCCCGCCACTACCCGTCTATACCCCGCCTACACACCCGCCAGCGAGGAAAAACCGCCGATGGCCAACGCCAAGTCACCTGCCGAACCGGCAGTGCTGGTCGTGCACAGCGGCGAAACGTCGCACGCGATCGAGCCCGGCCGTGGCGTCGTGACCATCGGACGCGAGCCGCAGGCGGGTGTGCAGATCGACGATCCACGCATCTCCCAAGAGCATCTGCGGGCGGAATCTTCCGATGGGCAATGGCGGATCGTCGACAGCAGCCCGAATGGCATGTTCGTCGACGGATTACGGAAGACGTCTGTGACGGTCACCGACAAGACCGTCGTCCGGTTCGGGAACCCCACTTCCGGCAAGGCGCTGACGTTTGAACTCGTCAAGCCGCCCACACACGATGGCCAGCCCGCTGAGGACTCGGACGATATGAGCAACTCCGCAGCCAACGAGCAGGATCCAGGTTTAGCTCGGGCCGGAGCGGCCGCTGCTGCACGCCGTCGTGAACTCGACATCAGTCAGCGCAGCCTCGCAGCCGACGGGGTCATCAATGCGGGCGCACTCATCGCCTTTGAAAAGGGCCGCAGTTGGCCTCGCGAACGAACCCGGGCCAAGCTTGAAGAGGTCCTGCAGTGGCCCGCCGGGACGATCGCGCGGATCCGGCAGGGCGAGCCGGCCACCGGCGAAACACGCACCCCATCGCCGCGTCCCGACGGCCCCACCTCCGATGCCCCGGCGCCTGACGGCCCGGCGTCGCTGATCGCGCAGGCGGTCACTGCTGCCGTAGACGGCTGCAGCCTGGCGATCGCCGCGTTGCCGCCGACCGATGATCCGCAGTTCACCGAACGAGCAGCCCCAATCCTTGCTGATTTACGCCAGCTCGAGGCGATTGCCGTCCGCGCAACCCGCATCAGTCGGATTACCCCGGAATTGCTCAAGGCGCTGGGCGCGGTCCGCCGTCACCACGACGAGCTGATGCGGCGCGGGGCGACCGCCCCAGGCGCCACTCTGGCCCAGCGCCTATATGCGGCCCGGCGGCGGGCCAACCTTTCGGCCCGCGAGACTGCACAAGCAGCCGGCGTCGCAGAAGAGCTCATCGTCCGCGCAGAAGCTGAGGAAGCTTTACCCGCCAGCGCCGTCGATGCCATCGAAGCGCTGCTGAGCCAGATCAATTGA
- a CDS encoding EspA/EspE family type VII secretion system effector has translation MSGSGICDRTIGTISGLLLMLGEGIPDPGDVFKAPSSMFTSIATEIGKAVPGMDWVGKAADAYSAQNLANQLRAQTMSQVDRLTNNFVSNQAEYVTNTRKVLNAMKSMVQGTRKACKWLEDHLWLVGDAASYAIAIPACGLAMAVVGGAMLYLTIMTLVNTTNLQGVLGNLLDMIASLPKDLLNLIPGLIDWIGGLIPNIPGIWPPNFNIPDWSDWIPKMPDFKWPDLPSFPGFPDFKWPDLPGFPDFKWPDLPGFPDFEFPDFNIPGFPSLPGIIPGFPSLPGMPSLPNLFPGLPSLPDLFGNIGKLPQWGDFAKLPDFLGGIFGTPSLNFANVIPLNQLPAMSQLTATLGQLTQLTGSGGGLQLAQSAGSMAGSQAGSLVSQTSQGGQQQGTLVSDVKKDDEEEGAGAGTAGAERAPIQATGGGTTGETGGRVL, from the coding sequence ATGTCGGGAAGCGGAATTTGCGATAGAACAATTGGTACCATTTCCGGCTTGTTGCTAATGCTTGGTGAGGGCATCCCCGACCCAGGCGATGTCTTCAAAGCCCCTTCGTCTATGTTCACGTCAATCGCCACCGAGATCGGCAAGGCTGTTCCCGGTATGGACTGGGTCGGCAAGGCCGCGGATGCCTATTCCGCTCAGAATCTCGCCAACCAGCTTCGCGCGCAGACGATGAGCCAGGTCGACAGATTGACCAACAACTTTGTGTCGAATCAGGCCGAATACGTCACTAACACCCGCAAGGTCCTGAACGCCATGAAGAGCATGGTTCAGGGAACGCGCAAGGCGTGCAAATGGCTTGAAGACCATCTATGGCTCGTCGGCGATGCGGCTTCGTATGCGATCGCCATTCCCGCCTGCGGCCTTGCGATGGCGGTCGTCGGTGGCGCCATGCTCTATTTGACGATCATGACCCTGGTCAACACGACCAATCTGCAGGGAGTGCTGGGCAACTTGCTCGACATGATCGCGAGCTTGCCGAAGGACTTGCTCAACTTGATTCCCGGGCTGATCGACTGGATTGGTGGCTTGATACCCAACATCCCCGGCATCTGGCCGCCAAACTTCAACATCCCCGACTGGTCAGACTGGATCCCCAAGATGCCCGACTTCAAATGGCCCGACCTCCCGAGCTTCCCGGGCTTCCCGGACTTTAAGTGGCCTGACCTCCCCGGATTCCCGGACTTTAAGTGGCCCGACCTCCCCGGCTTCCCGGACTTCGAGTTCCCAGACTTCAATATTCCCGGTTTCCCCAGTTTGCCCGGCATCATTCCCGGTTTCCCCAGCTTGCCCGGCATGCCGAGCTTGCCCAACTTGTTCCCTGGCTTGCCGAGCTTGCCCGACTTGTTCGGCAACATCGGCAAGTTGCCCCAATGGGGTGATTTCGCCAAGTTGCCCGACTTCTTGGGCGGCATATTCGGCACGCCCTCGTTGAATTTTGCCAACGTGATCCCGCTTAACCAGCTGCCAGCGATGAGCCAGCTGACGGCAACCCTGGGTCAGTTGACTCAACTCACCGGGAGCGGCGGGGGCTTGCAACTCGCCCAATCAGCCGGCTCAATGGCCGGTTCGCAAGCCGGCTCGCTCGTCTCGCAAACCTCGCAAGGGGGACAGCAGCAAGGCACCCTCGTCAGCGACGTCAAGAAGGACGACGAAGAAGAGGGCGCCGGTGCGGGCACAGCCGGTGCGGAGCGCGCTCCGATCCAGGCGACCGGTGGGGGCACCACCGGAGAGACGGGTGGACGCGTCCTGTGA
- a CDS encoding ESX-1 secretion-associated protein — protein MTTILGVIPSWLQTLGGMQNTISGDVKTATGKVTGISQRVSQTHGSYTSQFNNVLATLETTRNQAGTGVAGVSSSLGSSLLQAAAAYLNTDIFGGQTLNKTVNM, from the coding sequence ATGACAACGATTCTGGGCGTCATCCCGTCATGGCTGCAGACACTGGGCGGGATGCAAAACACCATCTCGGGCGATGTCAAAACCGCGACCGGGAAAGTCACGGGAATCAGCCAACGAGTCTCGCAGACGCACGGGTCATACACTTCACAATTCAACAATGTGCTGGCCACGCTAGAGACCACCCGCAACCAGGCAGGCACCGGCGTCGCAGGGGTTTCCAGCTCGCTTGGCTCGAGTCTGCTGCAGGCCGCTGCCGCCTACCTGAATACCGATATATTTGGCGGCCAGACGCTCAACAAGACGGTTAATATGTGA
- a CDS encoding ESX secretion-associated protein EspG, with translation MSGPLASSRAGRVNDVVGVEMTIDGALVVADRLHLVDFPTALGIRVNIPQQELRAVVWEQVQRDLTAQGILDAHGQPHPTVAAMLDTLSRPDRALEARWWRRNVGNIMVRFVVCRKGDRHVIAARDGDMLVLQLVAPKVGLAGMVTTVLGPAEPANVQPLTGIASKLAECRTAAQLVRQGVEPSSARIYAEIVANPSSWVEIIATQRHPGGTTTHTDAAAGVLDSAQGRLVSLPRHVGGELYGSFLPGTQQNLQVALDSLMELLPAGSWLDRANAAFRR, from the coding sequence ATGTCCGGTCCGCTGGCTTCCAGTCGCGCGGGCCGCGTCAATGATGTGGTCGGCGTCGAGATGACTATCGACGGTGCGTTGGTGGTCGCGGACCGGTTGCATCTCGTAGATTTCCCTACGGCACTCGGGATACGGGTCAATATTCCTCAACAGGAACTACGAGCCGTCGTCTGGGAACAGGTGCAACGTGACCTCACCGCCCAGGGAATCCTGGACGCTCACGGCCAACCTCACCCCACGGTCGCGGCGATGTTAGATACGCTTAGCCGCCCGGACCGGGCGTTGGAGGCTCGGTGGTGGCGTCGCAATGTTGGCAACATCATGGTGCGCTTTGTTGTGTGCCGCAAGGGCGACCGCCATGTCATCGCAGCGCGCGACGGTGACATGCTGGTGTTACAGCTAGTGGCTCCCAAGGTCGGCCTGGCGGGCATGGTGACCACCGTGCTGGGCCCCGCAGAACCCGCAAATGTCCAGCCGCTGACCGGCATCGCCAGCAAACTGGCCGAGTGCAGAACCGCGGCCCAGCTGGTCCGGCAAGGTGTCGAACCAAGCTCGGCCCGCATCTACGCCGAGATCGTCGCGAACCCGTCCAGCTGGGTGGAGATCATCGCTACTCAACGCCACCCGGGAGGCACGACGACACACACGGACGCGGCTGCAGGGGTCCTCGACTCGGCACAGGGCAGGTTGGTGTCGCTGCCCCGCCACGTTGGCGGCGAACTGTACGGGAGCTTCCTCCCGGGCACTCAGCAAAATCTACAGGTCGCCTTAGACAGCTTGATGGAGCTCCTGCCAGCGGGTTCCTGGTTAGATCGCGCTAACGCCGCCTTCCGACGCTAA
- the eccA gene encoding type VII secretion AAA-ATPase EccA, with protein MIDRLGSLFESAAGMLPMSEARSLELFTEITNYDEAACDAWIGRIRCGDTDRVTLFRAWYSRRNFGQLSGSVQIPMTTLNARVPIGGLYGDITYPVTSPLAITMGFAACEAAQGNFADAMEAIDATPVTGSEHLVAWLKAVVYGAAERWTDVIDEVKGAGKWPDKFLAGAAGVAHGVAAANLGLFTEAERRLTEANDSPAGEACARSIAWYLAMARRSQGNEDAAVALLEWLQTTHPDAKVSAALKDPSYRLKTTTAEQIAARADPWDPGSVVADHSDRERLLAQAQAELDRQIGLTRVKTQIERYRAATMMARVRAAKGMKVAQPSKHMIFTGPPGTGKTTIARVVANILAGLGVISEPKLVETSRKDFVAEYEGQSAVKTAKTIDLALGGVLFIDEAYALVQERDGRTDPFGQEALDTLLARMENDRDRLVVIIAGYSSDIDRLLETNEGLRSRFATRIEFDTYSPEELLEIAKVIATAADSSLSAEASDNLLEAAKQLAQRTLRGRPALDVAGNGRYARQLVEAAEQCRDMRLAQGLDIEQLDVDRLQEINGSDMAEAIATVHAHLNMRE; from the coding sequence ATGATTGATCGCCTGGGCAGCCTCTTCGAAAGCGCCGCCGGCATGTTGCCGATGTCGGAGGCGCGATCGTTGGAGCTGTTCACCGAGATCACGAATTACGACGAAGCTGCCTGCGATGCATGGATCGGCCGGATCCGCTGCGGCGACACCGACCGGGTGACACTGTTTCGCGCCTGGTATTCGCGCAGGAACTTCGGGCAGTTGTCGGGGTCCGTCCAGATCCCGATGACCACCCTCAACGCCAGGGTCCCCATCGGGGGCCTATATGGCGACATCACCTACCCGGTTACGTCGCCGCTGGCTATCACCATGGGTTTCGCCGCGTGCGAAGCGGCGCAAGGTAACTTCGCCGACGCCATGGAGGCGATTGATGCCACTCCGGTCACCGGTTCCGAACACCTCGTGGCGTGGCTCAAGGCGGTGGTCTACGGCGCAGCCGAACGATGGACCGACGTGATCGACGAAGTCAAGGGCGCCGGGAAGTGGCCAGACAAGTTCCTGGCTGGCGCCGCTGGTGTCGCGCATGGGGTGGCCGCGGCCAACCTCGGCTTGTTCACCGAGGCCGAACGTCGACTCACCGAGGCGAATGACTCGCCGGCTGGCGAAGCGTGTGCCCGCTCCATCGCGTGGTATCTGGCGATGGCACGGCGCAGCCAGGGCAATGAAGACGCCGCGGTGGCGCTGCTGGAGTGGTTGCAGACCACCCACCCGGACGCCAAAGTATCTGCGGCGCTAAAGGATCCGTCGTACCGCCTGAAGACGACGACTGCCGAACAGATAGCCGCCCGCGCGGATCCTTGGGATCCGGGCAGTGTCGTGGCCGACCACTCCGATCGAGAGAGACTGCTCGCCCAGGCGCAGGCCGAGCTGGACCGGCAGATTGGGCTCACCAGGGTTAAAACCCAGATCGAGAGGTACCGCGCCGCGACGATGATGGCGAGGGTTCGCGCTGCCAAAGGCATGAAGGTCGCGCAACCGAGCAAACATATGATTTTCACCGGGCCACCCGGTACTGGCAAGACCACTATCGCGCGGGTGGTGGCCAATATCCTGGCCGGATTGGGCGTCATCTCGGAACCAAAGCTTGTCGAAACGTCGCGCAAAGATTTCGTCGCCGAATACGAGGGGCAGTCGGCGGTCAAGACCGCCAAGACAATCGATCTTGCCCTCGGCGGCGTGCTGTTCATCGACGAGGCCTACGCGCTGGTGCAGGAACGGGACGGGCGCACGGACCCGTTCGGACAAGAGGCGCTGGACACCCTGCTGGCGCGGATGGAAAACGACCGCGATCGACTGGTGGTGATCATCGCCGGCTACAGCTCCGATATCGATCGGCTGCTGGAAACCAATGAAGGTCTGCGATCGCGCTTCGCGACTCGAATCGAATTCGATACCTATTCCCCTGAAGAGCTTCTCGAGATCGCAAAAGTCATTGCAACTGCTGCCGATTCATCGTTGAGTGCGGAAGCGAGCGATAACCTGCTGGAGGCGGCCAAGCAGCTCGCCCAGCGGACATTGCGCGGCCGACCTGCCCTCGACGTTGCCGGCAACGGCCGCTACGCGCGACAATTGGTGGAAGCCGCTGAACAGTGTCGTGATATGCGGCTGGCTCAGGGCCTCGACATCGAGCAACTGGACGTGGACCGACTGCAGGAGATCAACGGCTCAGACATGGCCGAGGCGATCGCCACGGTGCACGCGCACCTCAACATGAGAGAGTGA
- the eccB gene encoding type VII secretion protein EccB, with protein MGLRLTTKVQVSGWRFLLRRVEHAIVRRDTRMFDDPLQFYSRSIALGIVVAVAILIGAVLLAYFKPQGKLGASTLLTDRATNQLYVLLSGQLHPVYNLTSARLALGNPAYPAAVKSSELTKLPMGQTIGIPGAPYATPVSGDSLSTWTLCDTVTRAESESPSVQTSVIVRPLQIDPAIDPLQPSEALLASYQGKTWLVDLKGRHYIDLSDRALTSAVGIPVNIKPTPLSEGLFNALPDVGKWELPPIPDTGAPNSLGLSPDLVIGSVFQIHTDKGPQYYVVLSDGIAQVNATTAAALRATQSHGLIAPPSLVPSVVVQIPERVYSSPLPDEPLKMVVRGDQPTLCWAWERRAGDQAPKTTVLIGRHLPLLTSAMGTGIKQIRGTATVYIDGGRYVALQSPDPRYGESLYYVDPEGVRYGLADAEAAKALGLASPQTAPWEIVRLLVEGPVLSRAAALLEHDTLPADPSPRKVPAGTPGASS; from the coding sequence ATGGGGCTTCGCCTGACCACCAAGGTTCAGGTCAGCGGCTGGCGCTTCCTGCTTCGCCGAGTTGAGCATGCCATCGTGCGGCGCGACACCCGGATGTTCGACGATCCGCTGCAGTTCTACAGTCGCTCGATCGCGCTTGGCATCGTCGTCGCGGTTGCGATCCTGATAGGCGCCGTGCTGCTGGCATACTTCAAACCACAGGGCAAGCTGGGGGCCAGCACCCTGCTCACCGACCGGGCGACCAATCAGCTCTACGTGCTCTTGTCCGGGCAGTTGCATCCCGTCTACAACTTGACCTCGGCGCGGCTGGCGTTGGGCAACCCGGCCTACCCCGCTGCCGTGAAGTCCAGCGAATTGACCAAGCTGCCCATGGGCCAGACCATCGGAATCCCCGGTGCGCCCTATGCCACGCCTGTTTCAGGGGATTCCTTGTCAACCTGGACATTGTGCGACACCGTCACCAGGGCCGAGAGCGAGTCGCCGTCGGTGCAGACGTCGGTGATAGTACGGCCACTGCAGATCGACCCTGCGATAGATCCACTGCAGCCCAGCGAGGCGCTGCTGGCGTCCTACCAGGGCAAAACGTGGCTTGTTGACTTAAAGGGGCGGCATTACATCGATTTGTCCGACCGGGCCCTCACCTCGGCCGTGGGCATACCGGTAAACATTAAGCCGACCCCCCTCTCTGAGGGCCTGTTCAACGCGCTGCCCGATGTCGGCAAGTGGGAGCTGCCGCCGATTCCTGACACCGGAGCACCCAACTCGCTGGGGTTATCCCCAGACCTCGTGATCGGGTCGGTGTTCCAAATCCACACTGACAAAGGCCCGCAATACTACGTGGTGCTGTCCGACGGCATCGCGCAGGTGAATGCCACCACCGCTGCCGCGTTGCGCGCTACTCAGTCGCACGGACTGATAGCGCCTCCTTCACTCGTGCCGAGCGTGGTCGTCCAAATTCCCGAACGGGTCTACAGCTCACCGCTGCCCGATGAACCACTCAAGATGGTGGTCCGGGGTGACCAGCCCACGCTGTGTTGGGCATGGGAACGCAGAGCCGGCGATCAGGCGCCGAAGACAACCGTGTTGATTGGTCGGCATCTGCCGCTACTGACGTCGGCCATGGGCACCGGTATCAAGCAGATTCGTGGGACAGCAACCGTTTATATCGATGGCGGCAGATACGTGGCGCTGCAGTCTCCAGATCCCCGGTACGGCGAATCCCTGTACTACGTCGACCCAGAAGGGGTGCGTTACGGCCTGGCGGACGCGGAAGCAGCGAAGGCGCTGGGCCTGGCGTCGCCGCAGACCGCGCCCTGGGAGATCGTCCGTCTCCTGGTGGAGGGTCCGGTGCTGTCCAGAGCCGCGGCTCTGCTCGAGCACGACACACTGCCCGCTGACCCAAGCCCCCGGAAAGTACCAGCAGGAACCCCCGGAGCGAGTTCATGA
- the eccCa gene encoding type VII secretion protein EccCa — translation MTTKKFTPTITRGPRLTPGEISLTPPDDLGLEIPPSGMQKVLPYVMGGCMVGMIAIMVVGGTKQLSPYMLMMPMMMVMMMVGGMAGGGGGGKKVPEINADRKEYLRYLAGLRARVTSSAASQVAFFSYHAPHPQDLLSIVGTQRQWSRPANADFYAATRIGVGDQPAVDRLLKPAVGGELAASGAAPQPFLEPVSHMWVVKFLRTHGLVHDCPKLLQLRTFPTIAVGGDTAGAAGLLTAMICHLAVFHPPDLLQIRVLTEDPDDPDWSWLKWLPHVQHPTETDAAGPTRLIFTRSDGLADLTSRGPHAPDSLPGGPYVVLVDLTGGKAGFPPDGRAGVTVITLGNHRGSTYRIRVGENGTADDRLPGQSFRQVTSTTDRLSTAEAIRIARKLAGWSITGTILDKTSRVQKKVATEWHQLVGANTVEEVLPSRWRMYTDTDRDRLKIPFGHELKTGNIMYLDIKEGAEFGGGPHGMLIGTTGSGKSEFLRTLILSLVAMTHPDQVNLLLTDFKGGSTFLGMEKLPHTAAVVTNMAEEAELVSRMGEVLTGELDRRQNILRQAGTLVGAAGALSGVAEYEKYRERGADLAPLPTLFVVVDEFAELLQSHPDFIGLFDRICRVGRSLRVHLLLATQSLQTGGVRIDKLEPNLTYRIALRTTSSAESKAVIGTPEAQYITNKESGVGFLRVGMEDPVKFSSLYTGIPFIPAMAAETNGDGSPSSPRASRKKVHIHEFTAAPILEPATTS, via the coding sequence ATGACGACGAAAAAGTTCACCCCAACTATCACCCGCGGCCCGCGATTGACGCCGGGCGAGATCAGCCTTACGCCGCCCGATGACCTCGGTCTCGAAATCCCACCATCGGGTATGCAGAAGGTCCTTCCCTATGTGATGGGCGGCTGCATGGTCGGCATGATCGCGATCATGGTGGTTGGCGGCACCAAGCAGCTCTCGCCGTACATGCTGATGATGCCGATGATGATGGTCATGATGATGGTCGGTGGTATGGCCGGCGGCGGTGGCGGTGGCAAAAAGGTGCCTGAGATCAACGCCGACCGCAAGGAGTACCTGCGTTATCTGGCCGGACTACGCGCCCGGGTGACCTCCTCGGCCGCCTCGCAGGTGGCGTTCTTCAGTTATCACGCGCCCCATCCCCAAGATCTGCTGTCGATCGTGGGCACCCAGCGGCAGTGGTCACGGCCGGCGAACGCCGACTTCTACGCAGCTACCCGCATCGGTGTCGGCGACCAGCCCGCCGTGGACCGATTGTTGAAGCCGGCTGTCGGCGGGGAGCTGGCGGCTAGCGGTGCAGCGCCTCAGCCGTTCCTGGAACCGGTCAGCCACATGTGGGTGGTCAAATTTTTGCGGACCCACGGGCTGGTGCATGACTGCCCGAAATTGCTGCAGCTGCGCACATTTCCGACAATCGCTGTCGGCGGAGACACGGCTGGGGCAGCCGGATTGCTGACCGCGATGATCTGTCACCTGGCCGTGTTTCATCCGCCGGACCTGCTGCAAATCCGGGTTCTCACCGAGGACCCCGACGATCCCGATTGGTCCTGGCTGAAATGGCTTCCGCACGTTCAGCACCCGACGGAGACCGACGCCGCCGGGCCGACCCGACTGATCTTCACCCGCAGTGACGGTCTGGCCGATCTGACGTCGCGCGGTCCGCATGCACCCGACTCGCTGCCCGGTGGCCCCTACGTCGTCCTCGTGGATCTGACCGGCGGCAAGGCAGGGTTCCCGCCCGACGGCAGGGCCGGTGTCACGGTAATCACACTCGGCAATCACCGCGGCTCGACCTACCGCATCAGGGTCGGCGAGAACGGGACCGCCGACGACCGACTGCCTGGCCAGAGTTTCCGTCAAGTGACTTCGACCACCGACCGCCTCTCTACCGCGGAAGCCATCCGCATCGCTCGGAAGTTAGCCGGATGGTCGATCACCGGCACCATCCTCGATAAAACCTCGCGCGTGCAGAAAAAAGTGGCGACCGAATGGCACCAGCTGGTCGGTGCCAACACCGTCGAAGAGGTGCTACCGAGCCGCTGGCGGATGTACACCGACACTGACCGGGACCGCCTCAAGATCCCGTTTGGTCACGAACTCAAGACCGGCAATATCATGTACCTAGATATCAAGGAAGGCGCCGAGTTCGGCGGCGGACCGCACGGCATGCTGATCGGGACCACGGGGTCAGGAAAATCCGAATTCCTTCGGACCCTGATCTTGTCGTTGGTCGCAATGACGCACCCGGACCAGGTGAATCTCTTGCTTACCGACTTCAAAGGCGGTTCAACGTTCCTGGGAATGGAGAAGCTTCCACACACCGCTGCCGTGGTCACCAACATGGCCGAGGAAGCCGAACTGGTGAGCCGCATGGGTGAGGTGTTGACCGGCGAACTCGACCGCCGCCAGAACATCCTTCGACAGGCCGGCACGCTGGTCGGCGCGGCCGGCGCGCTCTCCGGAGTAGCCGAATACGAGAAGTACCGGGAACGGGGCGCCGACCTCGCACCGCTACCAACGCTTTTCGTCGTCGTCGACGAGTTCGCCGAGTTGCTGCAAAGTCACCCCGACTTCATCGGACTGTTCGACCGGATCTGCCGCGTCGGGCGGTCACTGCGCGTGCATCTGCTGCTGGCCACCCAGTCGCTGCAAACTGGAGGGGTGCGCATCGACAAACTAGAGCCCAACCTCACCTACCGCATCGCGTTGCGCACCACCAGCTCGGCGGAGTCCAAGGCGGTGATCGGAACCCCGGAAGCGCAGTACATCACCAACAAGGAAAGCGGTGTCGGGTTTCTCCGAGTTGGCATGGAAGACCCCGTCAAGTTCAGTTCCCTGTACACCGGTATCCCATTCATTCCGGCGATGGCAGCGGAAACCAACGGTGACGGTAGTCCGTCTAGCCCACGGGCCAGCCGGAAAAAGGTGCATATCCACGAGTTCACCGCCGCTCCAATCCTCGAACCGGCGACGACGTCATGA
- the eccCb gene encoding type VII secretion protein EccCb → MTAEPEVRALREVVLEQLGTGESRAYKMWLPPLLDPVPLNELIERDSNRHPLRFALGIMDEPRRHRQDIWGVDLSGAGGNIGIGGAPQTGKTTLLQTMVMSAAATHSPRDVQFYCIDLGGGGLIYLENLPHVGGVANRSEPDRVNRVIAEAQAVMRQREITFKENRVGSMAAYRQLRTDRNHPVAADPFGDVFLIIDGWSAFASEFPDLEGTVQDLAAQGLSFGVHTVITTPRWTELKSRVRDYLGTKIEFRLGDVNDTQIDRIARDIPANRPGRAISVEKHHLMMGVPRFDGVHSADDLVDAMTAGVTQIAAQTTEQAPKVRVLPSRVYLHEIDPNPPGPDSDYRTRWTIPVGVRETDLSVAYAHMSSNPHLLIFGNSKSGKTRTAHAIARAICARNSPQQVRFMLADYRSGLLDAVPDSHLLDAGAINRNSASLDEAIQALTANLKKRLPPADLTTAQLRSRSWWSGFDVVLLVDDWHMIVGAAGGAPPMGPLAPLLPAAPDIGLHIIVTCLMSQAYKATMDKFVGSAFGAGAPTIFLSGDKQEFPSSEIKVKRRPPGQAFMVSPEAKEVIQAVYVDPPEEVFAAPPAGG, encoded by the coding sequence ATGACTGCCGAACCGGAAGTACGAGCGCTTCGCGAGGTAGTGCTCGAGCAACTCGGCACCGGTGAATCCCGTGCATACAAGATGTGGCTGCCGCCGCTGCTCGATCCGGTACCACTGAACGAACTCATCGAGCGCGACAGCAACAGACATCCGCTGCGCTTTGCGTTGGGCATCATGGATGAGCCGCGCCGGCACCGCCAGGACATCTGGGGCGTCGATCTTTCCGGGGCGGGTGGCAACATCGGCATCGGGGGCGCGCCACAAACCGGGAAGACGACACTTCTGCAGACCATGGTGATGTCGGCAGCTGCCACGCACTCACCACGGGACGTCCAGTTCTACTGCATCGATCTCGGTGGTGGCGGGCTGATCTATCTGGAAAACCTGCCGCACGTCGGCGGGGTAGCGAACCGATCGGAGCCTGACCGGGTCAACCGCGTGATCGCCGAGGCGCAAGCCGTTATGCGGCAACGAGAAATTACCTTCAAAGAAAACCGGGTCGGCTCGATGGCGGCGTATCGGCAGCTGCGCACGGACCGCAACCATCCCGTCGCGGCCGACCCGTTCGGCGACGTATTTCTAATCATCGACGGTTGGTCGGCATTTGCCAGTGAGTTTCCCGACCTCGAAGGGACGGTCCAGGATCTAGCCGCACAAGGGCTTTCGTTCGGAGTCCACACGGTGATCACCACACCGCGCTGGACAGAACTGAAGTCACGCGTTCGTGACTATCTGGGCACCAAAATCGAGTTCCGACTCGGCGACGTCAACGACACCCAGATCGACCGCATTGCTCGGGATATCCCCGCCAATCGTCCGGGCCGGGCAATATCGGTCGAGAAGCATCACCTGATGATGGGGGTGCCGAGGTTCGACGGCGTACACAGCGCCGACGACCTGGTGGACGCGATGACAGCCGGGGTGACGCAGATCGCGGCTCAAACCACTGAACAGGCACCCAAGGTACGGGTTCTACCATCGCGCGTCTACCTGCACGAAATCGACCCGAACCCGCCCGGACCGGATTCCGACTACCGCACTCGCTGGACGATTCCGGTCGGAGTACGCGAAACCGACCTGTCGGTGGCCTACGCTCACATGAGTTCAAATCCGCACTTATTGATCTTCGGTAATTCTAAATCGGGCAAGACTCGCACAGCGCATGCGATCGCGCGTGCCATCTGTGCCCGCAACAGTCCGCAACAAGTGCGGTTCATGCTCGCCGACTACCGGTCGGGTCTGTTGGACGCGGTGCCGGACAGCCACCTGCTCGACGCCGGCGCGATCAACCGCAACAGCGCGAGCTTGGACGAGGCCATCCAAGCCCTGACGGCCAACCTGAAAAAGCGGTTGCCACCGGCCGACCTGACCACCGCGCAGTTACGGTCGCGGTCGTGGTGGAGCGGATTTGATGTCGTGCTGCTGGTCGACGATTGGCACATGATCGTCGGCGCCGCCGGCGGTGCGCCGCCCATGGGCCCACTCGCCCCGTTATTGCCAGCGGCCCCGGATATCGGGTTGCACATCATTGTCACCTGTCTGATGAGCCAGGCATATAAGGCGACTATGGACAAGTTCGTCGGCAGTGCCTTCGGGGCGGGAGCTCCGACCATCTTCCTTTCCGGCGATAAGCAGGAATTCCCCTCCTCCGAGATCAAGGTCAAGCGGCGGCCTCCTGGCCAGGCATTTATGGTCTCGCCGGAGGCCAAAGAGGTCATCCAGGCGGTCTACGTCGATCCTCCAGAAGAAGTGTTCGCAGCACCCCCAGCAGGCGGTTAG